A stretch of Anaerobiospirillum thomasii DNA encodes these proteins:
- a CDS encoding YqaE/Pmp3 family membrane protein, which yields MRLLLAIFLPFFAFFTIGRPIAGIICLILQITVLGWLPAAIWAVFALGQFKTDKKIEAALGAKKG from the coding sequence ATGAGACTACTTTTAGCAATATTTTTGCCTTTCTTTGCATTCTTTACTATAGGACGTCCAATAGCAGGCATCATCTGTCTTATTTTACAGATAACTGTATTAGGCTGGCTTCCTGCAGCTATCTGGGCTGTATTTGCCTTGGGTCAGTTCAAAACTGATAAAAAGATCGAGGCAGCTTTAGGAGCCAAAAAAGGCTAA
- the pgeF gene encoding peptidoglycan editing factor PgeF — MSNIVNLSCFGKGIRACYTTRHGGFSQKPYASFNLGLHVGDNAVAVNKNRDRLKQLLSLDHICYMDQVHGSDVVYVKDDVTLFKADALVTDKKDLGLAVMTADCLPVLLACDSGSCVAAVHCGWRSTMSGIISKTFLRMRDLGCIKATAFMGPCIGAKSFEVGSEVKEAFLQQNQDYAKFFVLNDRGRYMCSLASICKSELKSLGIDNIHMAAIDTYTHTDDFFSYRKEGTTGRMASVIAIKSVK, encoded by the coding sequence ATGTCTAATATTGTTAATCTGTCCTGTTTTGGTAAAGGCATCAGGGCCTGCTATACCACACGTCACGGCGGTTTTTCACAAAAACCATATGCAAGCTTTAATTTAGGACTGCATGTTGGTGATAATGCTGTTGCTGTAAATAAAAACAGAGACAGATTAAAACAGCTACTTAGCCTTGATCATATCTGTTATATGGATCAGGTGCATGGCAGTGACGTGGTTTATGTTAAAGATGATGTCACTCTGTTTAAGGCAGATGCTCTTGTCACTGATAAAAAGGATCTAGGTCTTGCTGTTATGACGGCTGACTGCCTGCCTGTGCTATTGGCCTGCGACAGTGGCTCGTGTGTAGCTGCAGTACACTGTGGCTGGCGATCAACTATGTCTGGCATTATCAGCAAAACTTTTTTACGTATGCGTGATTTAGGCTGCATCAAAGCTACGGCCTTTATGGGCCCATGTATTGGGGCAAAGTCTTTTGAGGTTGGATCAGAGGTCAAAGAGGCCTTTTTACAGCAAAATCAGGATTATGCAAAGTTTTTTGTTTTAAATGACAGGGGCAGGTATATGTGCTCTCTTGCCTCTATCTGTAAAAGTGAGCTTAAATCCCTTGGTATAGATAATATACACATGGCGGCAATTGATACCTATACCCATACAGATGACTTTTTCTCCTACAGAAAAGAGGGCACCACAGGGCGCATGGCCTCGGTCATTGCTATAAAATCTGTAAAATAG
- the rluD gene encoding 23S rRNA pseudouridine(1911/1915/1917) synthase RluD, with the protein MSEKLDFIITDDLHSSRLDQALGSLVDTHSRSVLKGYIEEGLVSVDGQVVTKPSFKLVMGQRLELTLKEPESLEVVAQNLPLDIVYSDEHLIVINKPINFVVHPGAGVKDGTVMNAVLYHFPQTKILPRAGIVHRLDKDTSGLMVIALTQKAQQALVKAISKHDVVREYEAVAEGLIASGGTVDAAIGRDVHNRTRMAIMPDGIGREAVTHYRVMECYRAHSRIRLRLDTGRTHQIRVHMASIGHPLLGDNVYGGRRIRHLSKASDELQQCLHDFRHQALHAVHIEFVHPVTDELLSFDCPLPDDMQHLISLLKEDAAQHV; encoded by the coding sequence ATGTCAGAAAAATTAGACTTTATTATTACAGACGATCTGCACTCATCCCGCCTTGATCAGGCCTTAGGTTCACTAGTTGATACACATTCAAGAAGTGTTCTTAAAGGCTATATTGAAGAGGGTCTGGTCAGCGTTGACGGTCAGGTTGTGACCAAACCAAGCTTTAAGCTTGTGATGGGACAGAGGCTTGAGCTTACCTTAAAAGAGCCTGAGAGTCTTGAGGTGGTAGCGCAGAATCTGCCGCTTGATATTGTCTATAGTGACGAGCATCTTATAGTTATCAACAAACCTATAAACTTTGTGGTCCATCCTGGCGCCGGCGTCAAAGACGGTACTGTCATGAATGCAGTGCTCTATCATTTTCCTCAGACCAAGATTCTGCCAAGGGCCGGTATTGTGCACCGCCTTGATAAAGACACCTCAGGTCTTATGGTCATTGCTCTTACACAAAAGGCACAGCAGGCCCTGGTCAAAGCCATATCAAAACATGATGTGGTGCGTGAGTATGAGGCTGTGGCCGAGGGACTTATTGCCTCAGGCGGTACAGTTGATGCTGCTATTGGCCGTGATGTTCATAACAGAACACGTATGGCCATTATGCCAGATGGCATAGGTCGCGAGGCTGTAACCCACTACAGGGTTATGGAGTGTTACAGAGCCCACAGTAGAATAAGACTGCGCCTTGATACAGGACGCACCCATCAGATTCGTGTGCACATGGCATCTATAGGTCATCCTCTTTTAGGTGACAATGTCTATGGCGGCAGACGCATAAGACATTTATCCAAAGCAAGTGATGAGCTGCAGCAGTGTCTGCACGATTTCAGGCATCAGGCTCTGCATGCTGTACATATTGAATTTGTCCATCCTGTAACAGACGAGCTTTTAAGCTTTGACTGTCCTCTGCCAGATGATATGCAGCATCTTATCTCACTTTTAAAAGAGGATGCTGCGCAGCATGTCTAA
- a CDS encoding outer membrane protein assembly factor BamD — protein sequence MFKIVAPLALCIALATSACSSTNYNKDEVPDVSPATLYSTARAAMSAGNLGEARQYLEAIDSRYPFGQLSEQVQLDLIYVYYKSRESDLTSAQIKRYLRLSPTSQYADYVTYMKGLNEIQKRSDIIQDFFGLDRSQKDPTNYLAAFKTFKGLIETYPDSPYVPDARQRMIFIKNEMAKRELLIAKYYNERGAYLSSIRHCQNVLYAYRGTPHLKEALELMVENYNNLNLPEAANNTKAVLAASFDGKNYIYTKDPSQIQRLNKGSDEPWYKKLDVFDLFG from the coding sequence ATGTTTAAGATTGTAGCCCCACTAGCTTTATGTATAGCTTTAGCTACATCAGCCTGTTCATCCACAAATTATAACAAAGATGAAGTACCAGATGTTTCACCAGCGACACTTTACTCAACTGCCCGCGCAGCCATGTCTGCAGGAAATCTTGGTGAGGCCAGACAATATCTTGAGGCCATAGATTCACGTTATCCTTTTGGTCAGCTTTCAGAGCAGGTACAGCTTGATTTAATCTATGTCTACTACAAAAGCCGTGAAAGTGATTTGACCTCAGCCCAGATAAAACGCTATCTGCGTTTAAGCCCTACAAGTCAGTATGCTGACTATGTCACCTATATGAAAGGTTTGAATGAGATTCAAAAGCGTTCTGATATTATTCAGGACTTCTTTGGTCTTGACCGTTCACAAAAGGATCCTACCAATTATCTGGCTGCCTTCAAGACCTTCAAGGGTCTGATTGAGACCTATCCTGACAGCCCATATGTGCCAGATGCCAGACAGCGTATGATCTTTATCAAAAACGAGATGGCCAAGCGTGAGCTGCTTATTGCCAAGTACTACAATGAAAGAGGTGCCTATCTGTCATCTATCCGCCACTGCCAGAATGTGCTCTATGCCTATCGCGGCACTCCGCATCTAAAAGAGGCTCTTGAGCTTATGGTTGAAAACTACAACAACCTCAATCTGCCAGAGGCTGCCAACAATACCAAGGCTGTACTTGCAGCATCATTTGATGGCAAAAACTATATCTACACCAAGGATCCATCTCAGATTCAGAGATTAAACAAAGGTTCTGATGAGCCTTGGTACAAGAAACTTGATGTCTTTGACTTGTTTGGTTAA
- a CDS encoding NADP-dependent oxidoreductase has product MKAQRILFDDFGGPEVMYVADIELPEIKDNELILKIMAAGINPVDTKLRRGQSFLCSLIKEPKPWSLGSDVAGIVIKAGSKAAFKEGDVVTGLVGHRVYPCAYSTHVITDGARLVKLDNDTRLDEAASLLTAGITAYNIASMIVDDIQTRSLDVKDSKVLVTGATGGVGHILLQLLIHFGLSVSSLSQNKEDAFLKSLALDGRLSYLDENNESFESFDYVVDNIGFDTGLAFFNYLKTDGLLITVPTITADFIKEHTPCDKRSASVLSHSDNALIKKLMDMLYANKLKVNISGRYALQDIAKAHSQIESCHTKGKIVLLPNGLCS; this is encoded by the coding sequence ATGAAAGCACAGCGTATTTTATTTGATGACTTTGGCGGCCCTGAGGTTATGTATGTGGCAGATATTGAACTGCCTGAGATTAAGGATAATGAGCTTATTCTAAAGATTATGGCAGCAGGCATCAATCCTGTAGATACCAAGCTAAGAAGGGGACAGAGTTTTTTATGCTCACTTATAAAAGAGCCAAAGCCATGGTCCTTAGGCTCTGATGTGGCAGGTATTGTCATAAAGGCAGGATCTAAAGCTGCCTTTAAAGAAGGAGATGTTGTAACAGGTCTTGTGGGGCACAGAGTATACCCATGTGCCTATTCAACCCATGTCATAACAGATGGGGCAAGACTTGTAAAACTTGATAACGACACAAGACTTGATGAGGCGGCATCTTTGTTAACTGCAGGCATTACAGCCTATAACATAGCATCCATGATAGTTGATGATATACAAACAAGATCTCTTGATGTAAAAGACTCTAAAGTCCTGGTGACAGGTGCTACAGGCGGTGTGGGGCATATACTGCTGCAGCTTTTAATCCACTTTGGCCTTAGCGTTTCAAGTCTGTCACAAAACAAGGAAGATGCTTTTTTAAAGAGCTTAGCGCTTGATGGGCGTTTGAGCTATCTTGATGAGAATAATGAGAGTTTTGAGAGCTTTGACTATGTAGTTGACAATATAGGCTTTGATACTGGTCTTGCATTTTTTAACTATCTAAAGACAGATGGTCTGCTTATTACTGTGCCTACCATTACAGCCGATTTTATAAAAGAGCATACCCCTTGTGACAAGCGCAGCGCCTCTGTGCTCTCACATAGTGACAATGCACTTATTAAAAAACTTATGGATATGCTTTATGCCAATAAGCTTAAGGTCAATATCAGCGGCAGATATGCGCTGCAGGATATTGCCAAGGCTCATAGTCAGATTGAAAGCTGCCATACTAAAGGCAAGATAGTGCTGCTGCCAAACGGTCTGTGCAGCTAA
- a CDS encoding pseudouridine synthase has product MSQNFVYNPPLVPFLDTLYEDGDIIVVNKPSGLLSVPGRLKEYHDSILSRVRSIYPDAFAVHRLDLGTSGVLVVGLNKEAISNLGRQFMDRSVKKVYIAYGAGKLEGSGRIDLPMRTDIDNRPYQIIDFEHGKKALTFYEALYYDANADKTLVRLYPQTGRSHQLRVHLKELGHPILGDHLYAPDAIFKAADKLQLHACALSFLHPRTKEPLAFTAAPEFYVPDEFMPELSWLEHQLA; this is encoded by the coding sequence ATGTCGCAGAATTTTGTATACAATCCACCCCTTGTGCCGTTTTTAGATACACTGTATGAAGATGGCGATATTATTGTGGTTAACAAACCATCGGGACTTTTATCAGTACCAGGCAGGCTTAAGGAATATCATGACAGCATACTCTCAAGAGTGCGCTCTATCTATCCTGATGCCTTTGCCGTACATCGTCTTGATCTTGGCACCTCAGGTGTGCTCGTGGTGGGTCTTAACAAAGAGGCCATATCCAATCTTGGCAGGCAGTTTATGGATCGCAGTGTAAAAAAGGTCTATATTGCCTATGGTGCAGGTAAACTTGAAGGATCTGGACGTATAGATCTGCCTATGCGCACTGATATTGACAACAGACCTTATCAGATAATAGATTTTGAGCATGGCAAAAAGGCTCTGACCTTTTATGAGGCCCTGTACTATGATGCAAATGCAGATAAAACTCTTGTCAGACTTTATCCTCAGACAGGACGCTCACATCAGCTGCGAGTGCATTTAAAGGAGCTTGGACATCCTATTCTTGGTGATCATCTCTATGCCCCTGATGCTATCTTCAAAGCTGCCGACAAGCTGCAGCTGCATGCCTGTGCTCTTAGCTTTTTACATCCTAGAACCAAAGAGCCTTTAGCCTTCACGGCAGCCCCTGAATTTTATGTGCCAGATGAGTTTATGCCAGAACTTTCATGGCTTGAGCATCAACTTGCCTGA